The following are encoded together in the Tribolium castaneum strain GA2 chromosome 3, icTriCast1.1, whole genome shotgun sequence genome:
- the LOC659051 gene encoding inward rectifier potassium channel irk-1 isoform X2 yields MYEYDVENDQYNEIFFDDSSRRNSVSSRRRFSTTSHFSRVISKSGRLNTFQVKIPRKYANYFKDLGNTLLNIRWRWIMTALCLVNFASFFLFGLLYMWIAYASGDFDSTDDFCIVNTKNLTGYILLSIETMLTIGYGYRYPTEKCTLGWVVPLLQALVSVGIQGALVGAVYVKIAKPFTKNSLSIFSKKAVVAQRDGKMCLMIRIVDLTGKISIGTNVTMYFIDKFGGDPVVIKQIKTEPFGFLIFPVEIVHVIDCESPLWKVSPFDLLTKPFEVIVVAEGLSVITGQASQNRTSYTNSDILWGHRFLPCVHFDPVKQQYVINYKNLNQLIPFDTPLCSPQFLNSIDKTELINKDSK; encoded by the exons ATGTACGAATACGACGTCGAAAACGACCAGTACAACGAGATTTTTTTCGATGACTCTTCGCGAAGAAACAGTGTTTCAAGCCGTCGCAG GTTTAGCACCACAAGCCATTTCTCTCGCGTTATAAGCAAAAGCGGCCGTTTGAACACATTTCAAGTGAAAATTCCGCGGAAATATGCCAACTATTTTAAAGACTTGGGCAACACTTTGCTCAACATTCGCTGGCGGTGGATCATGACCGCTTTGTGTCTAGTCAACTTCGCTAGTTTTTTCCTCTTCGGGCTGCTCTACATGTGGATTGCTTACGCAAGCGGCGATTTTGACTCAACTGACGATTTTTGCATCGTTAATACGAAAAACCTGACCGGATATATTCTCTTAAGCATCGAAACTATGCTTACAATAGGATATGGGTACCGATATCCCACGGAAAAGTGCACACTGGGGTGGGTTGTGCCCCTTTTGCAGGCTCTGGTCAGTGTGGGGATCCAGGGCGCGCTGGTTGGTGCCGTCTATGTCAAAATCGCCAAACCGTTCACAAAAAACTCGCTGagcatttttagcaaaaaggcGGTG gTGGCACAAAGGGACGGTAAAATGTGTCTCATGATACGAATTGTAGACTTGACGGGGAAAATCTCAATCGGGACAAATGTAACAATGTATTTTATCGACAAGTTTGGAGGCGATCCTGTCGTAATCAAACAAATTAAGACAGAACCGTTTGGGTTCCTGATTTTTCCAGTTGAAATCGTCCATGTGATTGACTGCGAAAGTCCGTTATGGAAAGTTTCGCCTTTCGATCTCTTGACCAAACC ATTCGAAGTTATTGTCGTGGCTGAGGGTTTGTCGGTTATAACCGGGCAAGCGTCCCAAAACCGGACGTCTTACACAAATTCGGACATTCTTTGGGGCCACCGATTCCTCCCGTGTGTCCATTTTGACCCGGTTAAACAACAATAtgttataaattacaaaaatttaaaccagTTAATCCCATTTGATACGCCACTTTGTAGCCCACAATTTCTAAATTCAATAGATAAAACTGAACTGATCAATAAAGACTCGAAATAG
- the LOC659051 gene encoding inward rectifier potassium channel irk-1 isoform X1, with protein sequence MYEYDVENDQYNEIFFDDSSRRNSVSSRRSSRFSTTSHFSRVISKSGRLNTFQVKIPRKYANYFKDLGNTLLNIRWRWIMTALCLVNFASFFLFGLLYMWIAYASGDFDSTDDFCIVNTKNLTGYILLSIETMLTIGYGYRYPTEKCTLGWVVPLLQALVSVGIQGALVGAVYVKIAKPFTKNSLSIFSKKAVVAQRDGKMCLMIRIVDLTGKISIGTNVTMYFIDKFGGDPVVIKQIKTEPFGFLIFPVEIVHVIDCESPLWKVSPFDLLTKPFEVIVVAEGLSVITGQASQNRTSYTNSDILWGHRFLPCVHFDPVKQQYVINYKNLNQLIPFDTPLCSPQFLNSIDKTELINKDSK encoded by the exons ATGTACGAATACGACGTCGAAAACGACCAGTACAACGAGATTTTTTTCGATGACTCTTCGCGAAGAAACAGTGTTTCAAGCCGTCGCAG ttcaAGGTTTAGCACCACAAGCCATTTCTCTCGCGTTATAAGCAAAAGCGGCCGTTTGAACACATTTCAAGTGAAAATTCCGCGGAAATATGCCAACTATTTTAAAGACTTGGGCAACACTTTGCTCAACATTCGCTGGCGGTGGATCATGACCGCTTTGTGTCTAGTCAACTTCGCTAGTTTTTTCCTCTTCGGGCTGCTCTACATGTGGATTGCTTACGCAAGCGGCGATTTTGACTCAACTGACGATTTTTGCATCGTTAATACGAAAAACCTGACCGGATATATTCTCTTAAGCATCGAAACTATGCTTACAATAGGATATGGGTACCGATATCCCACGGAAAAGTGCACACTGGGGTGGGTTGTGCCCCTTTTGCAGGCTCTGGTCAGTGTGGGGATCCAGGGCGCGCTGGTTGGTGCCGTCTATGTCAAAATCGCCAAACCGTTCACAAAAAACTCGCTGagcatttttagcaaaaaggcGGTG gTGGCACAAAGGGACGGTAAAATGTGTCTCATGATACGAATTGTAGACTTGACGGGGAAAATCTCAATCGGGACAAATGTAACAATGTATTTTATCGACAAGTTTGGAGGCGATCCTGTCGTAATCAAACAAATTAAGACAGAACCGTTTGGGTTCCTGATTTTTCCAGTTGAAATCGTCCATGTGATTGACTGCGAAAGTCCGTTATGGAAAGTTTCGCCTTTCGATCTCTTGACCAAACC ATTCGAAGTTATTGTCGTGGCTGAGGGTTTGTCGGTTATAACCGGGCAAGCGTCCCAAAACCGGACGTCTTACACAAATTCGGACATTCTTTGGGGCCACCGATTCCTCCCGTGTGTCCATTTTGACCCGGTTAAACAACAATAtgttataaattacaaaaatttaaaccagTTAATCCCATTTGATACGCCACTTTGTAGCCCACAATTTCTAAATTCAATAGATAAAACTGAACTGATCAATAAAGACTCGAAATAG